The genomic DNA GCAGAGtaatcccactgacaccaagAGGAGAAATAACAATCTTAGCTATAgattaaaacagcaataaatacATAAGGCACcacaatttaaattttttaaattttcttacaAACAAATGCCAGGCCTCTGGGAAGTGTAGTGTTTGGTTTACTGACACTTTGAAGGAGCTGAGTCTCAGGGTCAGGGTGCTGTCTCAGTGCAGACTCTTCAGGCTGAGTCGTCCTGTAGTTCTGACAGAGAAAAAGACTTGGACAGGTAAATGCATCAGGAGATGAGGTGTTATGTTTTTATTACCCAATTTAAATTATGTAAATAATTAGTTGTTGATGTTAAAGTGTGTCATCAGTTACTTTGAATTTGTGTAATGTATACTAATACTGTAATAGTGGATTTCTGTGGTAACATTCATATTAGGGTTTTATAGCAGGGTAAGCCTGTGAGCCTAAGCTCAGGGTTAATGAGCCCTTAACTTATAAACAACTCTCCAGATTTGCCCCGGCAGAAGTCACGTGTACAAAGACAGCCCATAAAGCtttcaaatactttttttttggcagaactGAACAGAGCGGAAAGTAGGGAGAGGAGTGGAGAGGAATGAGAAGTAGAGGTTGGGTTACTTAGTAGCAGCTCTGCACGAACAGATGGCGTCAGTGCAGAGCTGCTAAATCCACTTTAAAAGGAACAAACGGAAACTTTTCTTTATCACATTTTGAACTACACATAGAggtgtaaataaaaaatgatcttTTTTACACCTGCACAGCAACAAGATTGTGATTTTTATAAGCGCTACCCTGTTTAGCAGAAAATGGTATTTTCCGCCAGCAGCGCCACTTTGATGCAATCGGTTGCTAGGAAGCGGAGAACGCCTGACAGGTGGAGACGCTCCGAGTCACACCTGTCCTCGTTAACGGCTCCACTCTTTCTGGATCTCCGTTAGGTGTTAGAATACGCTAGCAGGAGCTGGACTGTATTGTTAACAATGGCCGCAGAGTGCACACATGACACAATTATAGCCTTTCTGCTGGAGCAGGGAGGCAAAGTGAAGAACGCGGACttaataaagcattttaaagcCATATTCCCGGAGGACCCGGAGAGGAAGGCGGCTGTCCGGGAGACATTTAAAAAGTACGTTGACAGCGTGGCATTTGTTAAAAATGAGAACGGAGTTAAACACGTGTGCCTGAGGAAGAAGTTTCGCGCTGCGTTAAGCAAGACGGAACCGGtgagagagcagagcagagacaCAGCCACGGACCGTGACCCCCAAGGCGCGGAAGAACTGGAGCAACCAGCAGCACCTGGCTCAGGTTACGGAAATGACAGCCAGGTAAGAGTTCCGCATAATTTCAACACTGAAAGCATTTTACGGAACAAAGCAGACGAGGAAAGCACAGGTCTTCAGTTTGATTGTAAATTGGAAGGAGCGGACAGCAGCTCCGGGGAGATGGGAAACTTGGAAAGCGTCAGACGAGACAAGAGGGAGTCCAGAAAGGAGCAGGCTGGAAAAGCACCCGAGTTACCAGAAATCAGCATGAGCGAAGCGTCGCCGCTCCCTGCAGAGGAATCTGCTTTTAGCCTACCTGGGCCTGCACAGACTGGCAGTACGGGAGAGGCGGTTACTGCTGCTGAGTCTGAGGCGCTGTCACACCTGAGTGACTCAGAGCAGGTCAGTGTGACGAGGTGCACAAACTTTGAAGGTTCCCAGCGCAGGGAGCCGGAGGCAACGGAGGAAGAGGGGCACATAGATACTCATAGTTTGAATGGAGGCGAAGATAACACCCTGAAAGGTAGCCGCAAGCATTTCATAGAGGTCACGATGAACCGCTCCCCACAGGTTAGGCGCAGCTTAGTGCCGCGCAGCTCTATTTACTTGTCTTCTAGGGTTGATTTTGACTCCACCTCTGTGGTTTCCTCCACCCTGGACGAGGACAGGGCATCTGTAGCCCTGGAGCCTGTGGAGCATGAGTGGATGATGTGTGCTTCGGATGGGGAGTGGAGCAGCTTGCATCGCCTCCTTGCTACAGAGCCGCAGCTCATCATGAGGAAGGATTTTGTCACTGGGTTCACCTGCCTGCACTGGGCAGCCAAGCACGGCAAGCCTGAGCTCATAGCCTTGATCGTTAATTTTGCCAAGCAGCACAACATTCCCATTAGTATTGATATTCGATCCAGCACTGGCTATACACCGCTGCACATCGCTGCCATGCATGGCCACATGGAGGTGGTGAAGCTCCTGGTGGGCGCCTATAATGCAGATGTGGAAATTAGAGACTACAGCGGGAGGAAGGCCTGCCAGTACCTCAGTGACAGTGTGAGCATGGACATGTGGGACATCTGTGGAGCTTATGAGTACTCTGTGACTGAGAACTCTGACCCCAGGGACAGAGGCCGCTGGAGGATCTCTAACCTGAAGCCCCTCAAGCAGCTCATCTCCAACGACGGTGATTCTGTGGAGAGTGATGGTCAACCCAGGGAAAAGCCTCTCAGGAGGAAGTCCTCGCTAAACAGGATGAAGCCCAAACTGCAGAACCTTCGTGCCAGGATGTCTCAGATTGTCCACAGCACTTCATTCaaagacagagaggagcagGAAGAGCCAAAGAAAGGCTCCTTCAGATCCAGACCCAAGAGCCATTTCTTTGGGTGAAATCAGTCCTGACCACAGGATGTGGTATGCATGACAAATACAGAGCAGAATGTTTGCAGAATTATGGGAAATCACTGATTGGTGTTttaggcttttttaaaaattgactGTTATTTCAAAGAACCCTTAAACTTTTGTGGAGGTGAAAAATGTTCAGTCTCCACATCCAAAAACTGGGTTCCGCTTCCTGTCAACGAGGATCTACTACAGCTCTGAATGTGATGCTGATTACATGTGAATGTAGTTATGTGTTATGTATCCAGTGGGAAATGGGAAACATCTTTAGCTAGCTGCGGACCTTGAATCACTGCCTTGTCAAACAGGATCCTGTCTGTGCAGTGAAGATATGAAGCAGCTGCCACTCACTGTGGCTCCTTGAAGGTTTTTCAGTGGTTATGAGATATCAGTGGAGCTGTGCTCTCATTTGGGTTTGCTATTTGAACAATAAATTAGTcagctttcctcttttttttgttttatgacatAAACT from Archocentrus centrarchus isolate MPI-CPG fArcCen1 chromosome 2, fArcCen1, whole genome shotgun sequence includes the following:
- the LOC115790737 gene encoding ankyrin repeat domain-containing protein SOWAHC-like, with protein sequence MAAECTHDTIIAFLLEQGGKVKNADLIKHFKAIFPEDPERKAAVRETFKKYVDSVAFVKNENGVKHVCLRKKFRAALSKTEPVREQSRDTATDRDPQGAEELEQPAAPGSGYGNDSQVRVPHNFNTESILRNKADEESTGLQFDCKLEGADSSSGEMGNLESVRRDKRESRKEQAGKAPELPEISMSEASPLPAEESAFSLPGPAQTGSTGEAVTAAESEALSHLSDSEQVSVTRCTNFEGSQRREPEATEEEGHIDTHSLNGGEDNTLKGSRKHFIEVTMNRSPQVRRSLVPRSSIYLSSRVDFDSTSVVSSTLDEDRASVALEPVEHEWMMCASDGEWSSLHRLLATEPQLIMRKDFVTGFTCLHWAAKHGKPELIALIVNFAKQHNIPISIDIRSSTGYTPLHIAAMHGHMEVVKLLVGAYNADVEIRDYSGRKACQYLSDSVSMDMWDICGAYEYSVTENSDPRDRGRWRISNLKPLKQLISNDGDSVESDGQPREKPLRRKSSLNRMKPKLQNLRARMSQIVHSTSFKDREEQEEPKKGSFRSRPKSHFFG